The following proteins are co-located in the Pedobacter sp. FW305-3-2-15-E-R2A2 genome:
- a CDS encoding TldD/PmbA family protein codes for MKRKDFLYLSGIGMGALMLPDLSAFGNPIDPLQALEGVDVKIKKELADVALNAAKSKGATYADIRIGRYLNQFVATREKRVQGVANTESYGIGVRVLANGCWGFAATNKVTKEDVAKAAEQAVAVAKANAKIQGEPVQLAPQKGFGEVSWKTPIEINAFEVPVKEKVDLLLNVNDIAMQNGASFVNSVIFAVNEQKYFASTDGSYIDQDIHRIYPSFNVTRIDRESGKFQTRSALSSPMGMGYEYMNARPQDKVQGVVTRYKGRYDMLEDVKSAALNATEKVKAKSVEPGKYDLVLDPSHLWLTIHESVGHPTELDRVLGYEANYAGTSFLTLDKWKSKKFKFGSDRVNVIADKTQVGSLGAVGYDDEGVKCKKWDIIKDGVLVNYQAIRDQAHIIGLGESQGCCYAQGWDDVQFQRMPNISLEAGKEKLSVDDMIKNVEKGIYIIGNGSFSIDQQRYNFQFGGQTFYEIKNGKIAGMLNDVAYQSNTQEFWNSCSAICDQSDYRLGGSFNDGKGQPSQSSAVSHGSATTRFNGVNVINTARKI; via the coding sequence TTGAAAAGAAAAGACTTTCTCTACTTATCCGGAATAGGGATGGGCGCCTTGATGCTTCCCGACCTGTCTGCTTTCGGAAATCCAATAGATCCCTTACAAGCACTGGAGGGAGTAGATGTAAAAATTAAAAAAGAACTGGCCGATGTGGCATTAAATGCGGCAAAATCTAAAGGTGCTACTTATGCTGATATCCGGATCGGACGCTACCTGAATCAATTTGTCGCCACCCGTGAGAAACGAGTTCAAGGGGTAGCCAATACCGAATCCTATGGCATCGGTGTCAGAGTACTTGCCAATGGATGCTGGGGTTTTGCCGCCACAAATAAAGTGACGAAAGAGGATGTCGCAAAAGCGGCTGAACAAGCAGTAGCAGTGGCGAAGGCAAATGCTAAAATACAGGGTGAACCTGTTCAGCTGGCACCACAGAAAGGTTTTGGGGAAGTAAGCTGGAAAACACCTATAGAAATCAATGCCTTCGAGGTTCCGGTAAAGGAAAAAGTGGACCTCTTGTTGAATGTAAACGACATTGCGATGCAAAATGGAGCAAGCTTCGTCAACTCGGTCATCTTCGCTGTCAATGAACAGAAATATTTTGCCTCTACAGATGGTTCTTATATAGATCAGGACATTCATCGCATCTATCCCTCATTTAATGTGACAAGGATAGACCGCGAATCCGGAAAATTCCAAACCAGATCAGCACTGAGCTCCCCAATGGGAATGGGTTATGAATATATGAATGCCCGTCCTCAGGACAAAGTGCAAGGGGTAGTGACCCGATATAAAGGTCGTTACGACATGTTGGAAGATGTTAAATCTGCAGCACTTAATGCAACTGAAAAGGTAAAAGCCAAATCCGTAGAACCAGGAAAATATGACCTGGTACTCGATCCTTCGCATTTATGGCTCACAATTCATGAGTCTGTAGGTCATCCGACAGAGCTGGACAGGGTATTGGGATATGAAGCGAATTATGCAGGAACAAGTTTCCTCACCCTCGATAAATGGAAGTCTAAGAAATTTAAATTCGGTAGCGATAGGGTAAATGTCATCGCGGATAAAACCCAGGTCGGTTCATTGGGTGCAGTAGGATATGATGATGAAGGTGTAAAATGTAAAAAGTGGGACATCATTAAAGATGGAGTTCTGGTAAATTATCAGGCCATCCGCGATCAGGCACACATCATTGGACTCGGGGAATCACAGGGATGCTGCTATGCCCAGGGCTGGGATGACGTGCAGTTTCAACGCATGCCGAATATCTCACTGGAAGCAGGAAAGGAAAAGCTAAGCGTAGATGACATGATTAAGAACGTTGAAAAAGGAATTTATATCATCGGAAATGGCAGTTTCTCTATTGATCAGCAACGCTATAATTTCCAGTTCGGCGGACAAACATTCTATGAGATTAAAAATGGAAAAATTGCAGGCATGCTGAATGATGTGGCCTACCAGTCGAACACTCAGGAGTTCTGGAATTCCTGCTCGGCAATATGTGATCAGAGTGATTACCGTCTGGGTGGTTCGTTCAATGATGGTAAAGGACAACCTTCGCAAAGCAGCGCTGTGTCTCATGGTAGTGCAACTACCCGTTTTAATGGAGTTAATGTTATTAATACAGCAAGAAAGATTTAA
- a CDS encoding TldD/PmbA family protein, with translation MAILNKEEAQAILKKVLSFSKAEFCEISLNGSDGGNIRYARNAVSTAGQISVMDLAVSATFGKKTGTATINEFDDASLQKVVKRAEELAMLAPENPEFMPLLGAQDFEESPTYNENTAAMTPDTRAEMVGKSLQVSKAANLEAAGFLENSTRFDAVMNSKGLFAYNKRTNVSFSVTVRNQAGTGSGYIEQQFNDLDKMDTLALSKIAASKALGSATAKAIEPGKYTVILEPLAASDMLGNMFRSFDARSADEGRSFMSKKGGGTRLGEQLFSENVNIYSDPMNPDVPSATWSEDGLKVKRTQWVEKGVVKNLAYSRYWAGQKGVAPVPFNRSIVMEGGTQTLEELIKSTEKGILVTRFWYIRSVDPQTLLLTGLTRDGTFYIENGEIKFPVKNFRFNESPVIMLNNVEALGKPVRTGSGMIPPMKIRDFTFTSLSDAV, from the coding sequence ATGGCGATTTTAAATAAAGAAGAAGCCCAGGCAATACTAAAAAAAGTACTTAGCTTTTCAAAAGCAGAGTTCTGTGAAATCAGTTTAAATGGATCTGATGGTGGAAATATCCGCTATGCGAGAAATGCAGTATCTACCGCCGGACAAATCAGCGTGATGGACCTGGCAGTAAGTGCCACCTTCGGCAAGAAAACAGGAACAGCAACGATCAATGAGTTTGATGATGCCTCCCTGCAGAAAGTCGTGAAAAGAGCAGAAGAACTGGCCATGCTGGCCCCGGAAAATCCGGAGTTTATGCCCCTGCTGGGTGCTCAGGATTTTGAAGAATCCCCAACCTATAATGAAAATACAGCGGCAATGACGCCGGATACCAGAGCAGAAATGGTAGGAAAAAGCTTACAGGTTTCTAAAGCAGCGAATCTCGAAGCGGCCGGATTTCTGGAGAACTCCACCCGGTTTGACGCAGTCATGAACTCCAAAGGTTTATTTGCCTATAATAAGAGAACAAATGTCTCTTTCTCAGTAACGGTAAGGAATCAGGCAGGAACAGGCTCAGGGTATATCGAACAGCAATTCAATGACCTGGATAAAATGGATACGCTGGCCTTAAGCAAAATTGCCGCATCAAAAGCTTTGGGTTCTGCCACGGCAAAAGCAATCGAACCAGGGAAATATACGGTGATATTGGAACCTCTGGCAGCGAGCGATATGCTGGGAAATATGTTCAGAAGTTTTGATGCCCGCAGCGCCGATGAAGGAAGAAGTTTTATGAGTAAAAAAGGTGGAGGAACCCGCCTTGGCGAACAGCTGTTCTCCGAAAATGTAAATATTTACTCGGATCCAATGAATCCGGATGTTCCCTCAGCAACATGGAGCGAGGATGGATTGAAAGTGAAAAGAACCCAATGGGTGGAAAAAGGAGTGGTGAAAAATCTGGCCTATTCCAGATATTGGGCAGGACAAAAAGGAGTAGCACCGGTTCCGTTTAACCGCAGTATCGTGATGGAAGGTGGAACGCAGACTTTGGAAGAACTGATAAAAAGTACGGAAAAAGGGATATTGGTGACCAGGTTTTGGTATATCCGATCTGTAGATCCGCAGACTTTATTACTGACAGGCCTGACCAGAGATGGTACTTTTTATATCGAGAATGGAGAGATTAAGTTCCCGGTGAAGAATTTTAGGTTCAATGAAAGTCCGGTGATTATGCTGAACAATGTAGAAGCATTGGGTAAGCCGGTCAGGACTGGAAGTGGCATGATTCCGCCAATGAAGATCAGAGACTTTACTTTTACTTCTTTGTCTGATGCGGTTTAG
- a CDS encoding TldD/PmbA family protein — protein sequence MRRRDFLYMTGVGISASMVHLPLFGKSISVEEALTPVEVQLKKRMADVALNAARSKGATYADVRIGRYLNQVIATRESQVQNIANSESYGMGVRVIANGSWGFAATNNLDNDSIAKAAEMAVAIAKGNAKLLVEPVQLAPQKGFGEVSWKTPLEINAFSVPITDKVNMLLTANNEAIKGGAKYVNSNLFMVNEQKYFASTDGSYIDQDIHRIWPTFTVTRIDPAGGKFETRNALSAPMGMGFEYLTPKESEKIKGGPVTMYKKRYDLLEDIKEATVHVAEKLKAKPVLPGKYDLVLDPTHLFLTIHESVGHPTELDRVLGYEANYAGTSFLTLDKWESKKFNFGSKVVNVIADKTESGSLGAVGYDDEGVKCGNWDIIKDGILVNYQTIRDQAHILGLKASQACCYADSWESIQFQRMPNVSLAPGKSTLSAADLVKNVEKGIYMFGRNSYSIDQQRYNFQFSAQLAYEIKEGKIVGMLKDASYQANTQEFWNSCTQLCDKNDYRLGGTFADGKGQPGQVSAVSHGSPTTRFNGVNVINTGRKLG from the coding sequence TTGAGAAGAAGAGACTTTTTATACATGACCGGGGTAGGCATTAGTGCCTCTATGGTCCATTTGCCACTTTTTGGAAAATCAATTAGTGTGGAGGAAGCATTAACGCCTGTTGAGGTTCAGCTGAAAAAGAGGATGGCTGATGTGGCCCTCAATGCGGCGCGATCGAAAGGGGCAACTTATGCAGATGTTCGCATTGGCAGGTATTTGAATCAGGTGATTGCCACCAGGGAAAGTCAGGTGCAGAACATCGCCAATTCGGAGTCTTATGGAATGGGAGTGAGGGTTATTGCCAACGGAAGCTGGGGTTTTGCGGCAACCAATAATCTGGACAATGACAGTATCGCTAAAGCAGCGGAAATGGCGGTAGCGATTGCTAAGGGAAATGCAAAGCTTTTGGTAGAGCCGGTACAACTTGCTCCACAGAAAGGTTTTGGTGAGGTGAGCTGGAAAACGCCACTGGAAATCAATGCTTTTTCGGTTCCGATTACGGATAAGGTGAATATGTTGCTGACTGCAAATAACGAAGCCATTAAGGGAGGAGCTAAGTATGTGAATTCGAACCTTTTTATGGTGAATGAACAGAAGTATTTCGCGTCGACGGATGGTTCGTATATTGATCAGGATATTCATCGGATCTGGCCAACATTTACGGTGACCAGGATTGATCCTGCCGGAGGGAAATTTGAAACCAGAAATGCCTTGAGTGCGCCGATGGGTATGGGATTCGAATACCTCACACCTAAAGAATCGGAGAAGATCAAAGGTGGTCCGGTGACGATGTATAAGAAACGCTATGATTTGCTGGAAGACATTAAAGAGGCAACGGTGCATGTGGCAGAAAAACTGAAAGCGAAGCCGGTGTTGCCAGGTAAGTATGATTTAGTACTGGATCCTACACATTTATTTCTGACGATTCATGAATCTGTAGGTCACCCCACAGAACTGGATAGGGTACTGGGATATGAAGCAAATTATGCGGGAACAAGCTTCCTGACGCTGGATAAATGGGAAAGTAAGAAGTTCAATTTCGGAAGTAAAGTGGTGAATGTCATCGCGGATAAAACGGAATCCGGATCATTGGGCGCAGTGGGATATGATGATGAAGGGGTGAAATGTGGCAACTGGGACATCATCAAGGATGGAATTCTGGTGAATTATCAAACAATCAGAGATCAGGCACATATTCTTGGACTTAAGGCTTCTCAGGCTTGCTGTTATGCAGATAGCTGGGAAAGCATTCAGTTTCAAAGAATGCCAAATGTTTCCCTTGCGCCTGGAAAAAGTACTTTAAGTGCGGCTGATCTGGTGAAAAATGTCGAAAAGGGAATCTATATGTTCGGCCGCAACTCTTACTCTATTGATCAGCAGCGCTATAACTTTCAATTCAGCGCGCAGCTGGCGTATGAGATTAAAGAGGGTAAAATAGTCGGCATGCTCAAAGATGCATCCTACCAGGCCAATACCCAGGAATTTTGGAATTCTTGTACTCAGCTTTGCGATAAAAACGATTATCGCTTAGGTGGGACATTTGCAGACGGAAAAGGACAGCCTGGTCAGGTGAGTGCCGTTTCCCACGGAAGTCCGACCACCAGATTTAATGGCGTAAACGTGATCAATACAGGAAGAAAACTAGGCTAA
- a CDS encoding TldD/PmbA family protein — translation MKRRNFIYLTGVGAAAAMLPAIPVWGNEISPERALEYIDPAAKKILSDVAMNAARSKGATYTDVRVGRYLNQFVVTREDKVQNIVNTESYGVGIRVIANGCWGFAATDKMDKDSIAKAAELAVSIAKENGRLQSEPVKLAPQKGYGEVSWKAPIEKNAFEVPIKEKVDLLLSVNDAAMKGGADYINSVIFTVNEQKYFASTDGSYIDQDIHRIWPTFFITKINKETGKFETRNSLSSPTGKGYEYLDARPEDKIKTASGTLYKGRYDMLEDAKQAAAQVAEKLKAKSVEPGKYDLVLDPSHLWLTIHESCGHPTELDRVLGYEANFAGTSFLTLDKWESKKFQYGSKEVNITADKTEVGSLGAVGYDDEGVKCGQWDVIKDGVLVNYQAIRDQAHIVGLDHSQGCCYADNWSSVQFQRMANISLQPGKKPLSIADQIKNVEKGIYIVGDGSFSIDQQRYNFQFGGQLYYEIKAGKIVGMLKDVAYQANTQEFWNSCVAVCDKSDYRLGGSFFDGKGQPSQSSAVSHGSATARFNGVNVINTARKIG, via the coding sequence TTGAAACGAAGAAATTTTATTTATTTAACAGGTGTTGGGGCAGCCGCAGCAATGCTCCCTGCCATTCCTGTTTGGGGGAACGAAATCTCCCCGGAAAGGGCCCTCGAATACATTGACCCTGCCGCCAAAAAGATCCTGAGCGATGTGGCGATGAATGCCGCACGTTCAAAAGGAGCAACGTATACGGATGTCCGGGTAGGGCGCTACCTGAACCAGTTTGTGGTGACCAGAGAAGACAAAGTGCAGAATATTGTGAATACCGAATCTTATGGAGTTGGTATCCGCGTCATTGCCAACGGATGCTGGGGCTTTGCTGCCACAGATAAAATGGATAAGGACAGCATCGCGAAAGCGGCAGAACTGGCGGTATCTATTGCCAAAGAAAACGGCAGACTGCAGTCTGAACCCGTAAAACTAGCACCGCAAAAAGGTTATGGGGAGGTCAGCTGGAAAGCGCCAATAGAGAAAAATGCATTCGAAGTACCCATTAAAGAGAAAGTAGACCTGCTGCTGTCGGTGAATGATGCAGCCATGAAAGGTGGAGCAGATTACATCAACTCGGTCATCTTTACCGTCAACGAACAAAAATATTTCGCCTCTACAGATGGCTCTTATATCGACCAGGATATTCACCGCATCTGGCCAACCTTCTTCATCACCAAAATCAATAAAGAAACAGGGAAGTTTGAAACCAGAAACTCCTTAAGTTCACCCACAGGTAAAGGCTATGAATACCTGGATGCCAGACCAGAAGATAAAATAAAAACAGCTTCAGGCACGCTTTACAAAGGAAGATATGACATGCTTGAAGATGCCAAACAAGCCGCGGCTCAGGTGGCTGAAAAATTAAAAGCCAAATCTGTTGAACCAGGGAAGTATGACCTCGTACTGGATCCTTCGCACCTTTGGCTAACGATTCATGAATCCTGCGGACACCCTACAGAGCTGGATCGCGTATTGGGTTATGAAGCCAATTTTGCAGGCACCAGTTTCCTTACACTGGACAAATGGGAGTCTAAAAAATTCCAGTATGGAAGTAAAGAAGTAAACATTACGGCGGACAAAACAGAAGTAGGTTCCCTGGGTGCCGTAGGTTATGATGATGAAGGTGTAAAATGTGGTCAATGGGATGTGATCAAAGACGGAGTACTGGTGAATTATCAGGCGATCCGCGATCAGGCACACATTGTTGGCCTGGACCATTCTCAGGGATGCTGTTACGCAGACAACTGGAGCAGTGTTCAGTTCCAGCGTATGGCAAACATCTCCCTGCAGCCAGGCAAAAAGCCATTGAGCATTGCAGATCAGATAAAGAACGTAGAAAAAGGAATTTATATCGTAGGAGATGGTAGTTTCTCCATTGATCAGCAACGCTACAATTTCCAGTTCGGCGGACAGCTTTATTACGAGATTAAAGCCGGTAAGATTGTCGGAATGCTTAAAGATGTCGCCTATCAGGCCAATACCCAGGAGTTCTGGAATTCCTGTGTGGCAGTTTGCGATAAAAGTGATTACCGTTTAGGCGGGTCATTCTTTGATGGCAAGGGACAACCAAGCCAGTCGAGTGCAGTCTCTCATGGATCTGCTACCGCGCGCTTCAATGGAGTTAATGTGATCAATACAGCTAGAAAAATCGGATAG